The Osmerus eperlanus chromosome 12, fOsmEpe2.1, whole genome shotgun sequence genome has a segment encoding these proteins:
- the rsph10b gene encoding radial spoke head 10 homolog B: MAKGDKKKKVEKNTPEISLSKLLVNSFTTSDEWEPQVLDHESEQESDTDLMTASFSSQPPLTDKHLERSDYEFHEVQILHNLIIQRYEGEKDRDQFHGEGVAYFHGGHVYKGSFSEGLMNGRGTYTWADRVKYEGEFASNVPQGYGIYTWLDSSSYEGEVFNGIRHGVGTYSCAIASVVYRGQWHHGKRHGKGTIYYNQESSSWYEGDWVSNSREGWGVRCYLSGNTYEGQWRNNLRHGEGRMDWLQLGQRYSGTWENGIQHGQGTHTWFLKRVHGSQYPLRNEYQGQFVQGLRHGEGSFYYASGALYQGQWKGNKKHGQGKFIFKNGRVFEGEFVDDHMAEFPAFCLDGCKTPDLRGIRTHTPLPEDGTSPRCLELDGGDSASTVLGPDMALDITTLLEKFPESRRGMELKQVEFAVLRHITELRSIYTFYSSLGHAPSPDNTFLLSRLQLWRLLKDCSAHPGAITLAQVDRCIAGEDVSAEEVHLPFSTMLLRKFLRSVVVLAYHTYHKDLDTSGNTPVLVSCFSKLMNEDIIPNAKTVKGLLFSHPVRAVVAANYIQRCWEIYQAFCKPRPTADSTMTTRDFILMFKELALFDAELTTRRLLEVISTDTPVVFHQEHYNLDLEMTFLEFFEVLLGCAEVKGHLVEDCGTEGVAEPGPPPNTWRGTPVEDSRESPLHATKRPSTTTGALVNNSNPNTSPSSPKSTEVGKSKEVLQTSTHEGLEPRHSPRPEGKLTSETGELAGGSATLSSVTERRDEGSSGAAGVSPGSGIETNLSSRPPHPNSTEPSEDRWAAVVVAGGEGPGELEAWVQRTQQFFSQVFYPAYNRSLLLNREVQEHRLRQAACARINLAKAKERARLREVWEAEEEERRREEEEDEEAERDGVEDEPNPSPQATPVASATSVAVMKQPPAAAAKKKKK, encoded by the exons ATGGCAAAAGGGGACAAAAAgaagaaagttgaaaagaacacaCCGGAAATATCTCTCAGTAAACTGTTGGTAAATAGCTTCACCACTAGTGATGAATGGGAGCCGCAGGTTCTAGACCATGAATCCGAACAGGAGTCAGACACCGATCTGATGACAGCGTCATTCTCATCCCAGCCACCGCTCACGGACAAACATCTGGAGAGAAGTGACTATGAATTTCATGAGGTGCAAATTCTTCACAACCTCATAATTCAAAG GTACGAGGGGGAGAAGGATAGAGACCAGTTCCACGGTGAAGGGGTCGCATACTTTCACGGAGGACATGTTTACAAG GGCAGTTTTTCAGAGGGTCTTATGAACGGCCGAGGAACCTACACATGGGCAGATAGAGTGAAATATGAG GGGGAGTTTGCGTCCAACGTGCCCCAGGGTTATGGCATCTACACCTGGCTGGACAGCAGCTCCTATGAAGGGGAAGTCTTCAATGGTATCCGTCATGGTGTGGGAACCTACAGCTGTGCCATTGCCTCAGTGGTCTACAGAGGTCAATGGCACCACGGCAAGAGACATGGAAAA GGCACCATATACTATAACCAGGAGTCCTCTTCCTGGTATGAAGGAGACTGGGTCAGTAACagcagagagggatggggggtgagaTG CTACCTGTCAGGAAACACATACGAGGGGCAGTGGAGGAACAACCTCAGACACGGAGAAGGCAGGATGGACTGGCTCCAGCTAGGCCAGCGCTACAGTGGTACCTGGGAGAATGGTATCCAG CATGGCCAAGGGACACACACCTGGTTCCTGAAGCGTGTGCATGGCTCCCAGTACCCTCTGAGGAACGAGTACCAGGGGCAGTTTGTTCAGGGTCTGCGTCACGGAGAGGGCAGCTTTTACTATGCCAGCGGCGCTCTTTACCAGGGCCAGTGGAAGGGCAACAAAAAGCATGGACAG GGAAAGTTCATATTCAAGAACGGCCGGGTGTTTGAGGGGGAGTTTGTGGACGATCACATGGCGGAGTTCCCTGCGTTTTGCCTAGATGGCTGCAAGACCCCAGACCTGAGGGgaattagaacacacacacccctgccagaGGATG GGACCTCCCCCAGGTGTCTAGAGCTAGATGGTGGGGATAGTGCCTCTACTGTGCTGGGGCCAGACATGGCTCTGGACATCACCACCCTACTGGAGAAGTTTCCGGAAAGCCGCAGAGGCATGGAGCTCAAACAG gtggAGTTTGCGGTGCTGCGTCACATCACGGAGCTGCGCTCCATCTACACCTTCTACAGCAGCTTaggccacgccccctccccTGACAACACCTTCCTGCTCTCCCGCCTGCAGCTGTGGCGTCTGCTGAAGGACTGCAGCGCGCACCCCGGCGCCATCACCCTCGCACAGGTGGACCGCTGCATCGCTGGAG AGGATGTTTCTGCAGAGGAGGTCCACTTGCCCTTCTCCACCATGCTCCTCAGGAAGTTCCTCAGAAGTGTGGTTGTTCTCGCCTACCACACCTACCACAAGGACTTGGA caCCTCTGGGAACACTCCGGTGTTGGTCTCCTGCTTCTCCAAACTGATGAATGAGGACATCATCCCCAATGCAAAGACTGTGAaag ggcTCTTGTTCAGCCACCCTGTGCGAGCGGTGGTAGCTGCAAACTACATCCAGAGATGCTGGGAGATCTACCAGGCCTTCTGCAAGCCCCGGCCCACAGCAGATTCCACCATGACGACCAGAGACTTCATATTGATGTTCAAG GAACTAGCTCTGTTTGATGCAGAGCTGACCACCAGGAGACTGCTGGAGGTCATCTCCACAGACACTCCTGTTGTGTTCCACCAGGAACACTATAACCTGGATCTGGAG ATGACGTTCCTGGAGTTCTTCGAGGTGCTCTTGGGCTGTgccgaggtcaaaggtcacctggTTGAAGACTGTGGGACAGAGGGGGTGGCCGAGCCGGGCCCCCCACCCAACACCTGGAGGGGCACCCCAGTGGAGGACTCCAGAGAGAGTCCCCTGCATGCCACAAAGAGACCCTCAACCACG ACTGGAGCTCTTGTGAATAATTCCAACCCCAACACCTCCCCATCCAGCCCCAAGTCAACCGAG GTGGGGAAGTCCAAGGAGGTGTTGCAGACGTCCACTCATGAGGGTCTGGAGCCCAGGCACAGTCCCAGGCCTGAAGGCAAGCTCACATCTGAGACCGGAG agctAGCCGGTGGCTCTGCAACTCTTTCGTCGGTCactgagaggagagacgagggtTCTAGTGGTGCTGCAGGGGTCAGCCCTGGGTCGGGTATAGAGACCAACCTATCCTCCCGCCCTCCTCATCCCAACAGCACAG AGCCAAGTGAGGACAGGTGGGCGGCAGTGGTGGTTGCCGGGGGCGAGGGCCCGGGGGAGCTGGAAGCCTGGGTCCAGAGAACCCAGCAGTTCTTCAGCCAGGTGTTCTACCCGGCGTACAACCGCAGCCTGCTGCTGAACAGGGAGGTGCAGGAGCACCGGCTACGGCAGGCTGCCTGCGCTCGCATCAACCTGGCCAAGGCTAAAGAGCGGGCCCG GCTGAGGGAAGTGTGGgaggccgaggaggaggagagacggcgggaggaggaagaggacgaggaggcagagagagacggtgTGGAGGATGAGCCAAACCCCTCGCCTCAAGCCACCCCCGTGGCCTCCGCCACTTCCGTAGCAGTCATGAAACAGCCCCCCGCCGCCGCggca